Below is a genomic region from Pseudazoarcus pumilus.
AATCGCCGATGAAGATCTGCGGAACCGTGCGGCGTCCGGTGATTTGCATCATCTCGCTGCGCAGGCTGGGGTCGAGGTCGACACGGATCTTCTCGACATCGGTCACGCCGCGCGTCTCGAGCAGTTGCTCGGCGCGCACGCAGAACGGGCACACGGCGCTGGTGTACATTTTCACGCGTGCGCTCATTTCTTGCCCTTGGCCTTGCGACCGGTGGCCAGCGGCTGGCCGCCCTTTTCCCATTCGGCGATGCCGCCCTTGAGGTTGAACACCTTCTCGAAGCCGGCCTGGCGCAGCTTGGTGAGCACGCTGCGCGACCGGTTGCCGGTGGCGCAGCATACGATCAGCGGGGCGTCCTTGAACTTGTTCAGCTCGGCCATGCGACGGTCGAATTCGGACAGCGGGAAGTGGTGCGCGTTGGGGATGTGGCCCTGCGCATATTCGCCTTGCTCGCGCACGTCGATGACCACCGCGTCCTCGCGGTTGATCTTCTGCGTGACGTCGAGCGGCGCGAGCGAGCTGCGGTCGGTGGCCTGACGGATCGTGTCGACGATCAGGAAGGTGCTCGACGCGAGTGCGAGCAGCGTCCATTGCCAGTGTTCAGCCAGGAATTCCAATTCAGTACTCCGGTTGCGGGGGATGGGTCAGCGATCGCTGCAGAAGACTTCGCGCATCAGCCCGATCAGTTGCAGTGTGCGCTGGTCGACGACCCGGTAATAGACGCGGTTGGCGTCCTTGCGGGTCTGCAGCACGCCCTTGTCGCGCAGGATGGCCAGGTGCTGGGAGATGTTGCTCTGCGAGGTGCCGACGGCGTCGACGATGTCCTGGACGCAGACCTCGCCGTCGCCGAGAACGCACAGGATCTTCAGACGTAGCGGGTGGGCGATCGCCTTGAGCGCGCGCGCGGCGGTCTCGATGTGTTCGTCCTTTTCGATGAGCGCGAAGATGGAAGGTGTGGTCACGGTTGGCGTGTCAGGGTCGGGACAGAAAGACTAGTATAAAATATCGAGCCGGACTCGGGCAGGATCACTTTGCCCGACATGCCGGCTCGTCCAATTTCCGACCCGAGGCTTCATGTACAAGATCGTTCTGCTGCGACACGGCGAATCCGTCTGGAACAAGGAAAACCGCTTTACCGGATGGACCGACGTCGATCTGACCGACAAGGGCGTAGCAGAGGCCCATGGAGCGGGGCGCTTGCTGCGGCGCGAGGGCTTCGGCTTCGAGCGCGCCTACACCTCGGTGCTCAAGCGCGCGATCAAGACGCTCAACATCG
It encodes:
- the grxC gene encoding glutaredoxin 3; amino-acid sequence: MSARVKMYTSAVCPFCVRAEQLLETRGVTDVEKIRVDLDPSLRSEMMQITGRRTVPQIFIGDYHVGGCDELYELDRDGRLIPLLTAPQS
- a CDS encoding rhodanese-like domain-containing protein, with protein sequence MEFLAEHWQWTLLALASSTFLIVDTIRQATDRSSLAPLDVTQKINREDAVVIDVREQGEYAQGHIPNAHHFPLSEFDRRMAELNKFKDAPLIVCCATGNRSRSVLTKLRQAGFEKVFNLKGGIAEWEKGGQPLATGRKAKGKK
- a CDS encoding ArsR/SmtB family transcription factor, with the protein product MTTPSIFALIEKDEHIETAARALKAIAHPLRLKILCVLGDGEVCVQDIVDAVGTSQSNISQHLAILRDKGVLQTRKDANRVYYRVVDQRTLQLIGLMREVFCSDR